The following proteins are encoded in a genomic region of Anomaloglossus baeobatrachus isolate aAnoBae1 chromosome 6, aAnoBae1.hap1, whole genome shotgun sequence:
- the DNAJB6 gene encoding dnaJ homolog subfamily B member 6 isoform X4, translating to MVDYYQVLGVHRNATPEDIKKAYRRLALKWHPDKNPDNKDEAERKFKEVAEAYEVLSDAKKRDIYDKFGKEGLTGGGGGGGGSHYDNPFDFGFQFRSPDDVFRDFFGGRDPFSFDFFDDPFDDFRRGHRGSRRPGGSFFSAFGGFPSFGPSFNTFDSGFTSSFGSLGHGGFTSFSSSSFGGSGMGNFKSVSTSTKMINGRKITTKRIVENGQERVEVEEDGQLKSLTINGKEQLLRLDNK from the exons ATGGTTGACTATTACCAAGTGCTGGGAGTTCACAGGAATGCTACTCCAGAGGATATTAAGAAAGC GTACCGCAGATTAGCCCTTAAATGGCATCCCGATAAAAATCCTGACAACAAAGATGAAGCTGAGAGGAAGTTTAAAGAAGTTGCAGAGGCTTATGAAGTCTTATCCGATG CCAAAAAAAGGGATATCTATGACAAATTTGGAAAAGAAGGCTTAACAGGTGGAGGCGGTGGTGGCG GGGGAAGTCACTATGACAATCCATTTGACTTCGGATTCCAATTTAGAAGCCCAGATGATGTCTTCAGGGACTTCTTTGGAGGAAGAGACCCATTTTCCTTTGACTTTTTTG ACGACCCTTTCGATGACTTTAGAAGAGGCCACAGGGGAAGCCGCAGGCCTGGAGGTTCCTTCTTTTCCGCTTTTGGAGGTTTCCCTAGTTTTGGTCCCAGCTTTAATACTTTTGATTCAG GTTTTACCTCATCCTTTGGTTCCCTTGGACACGGCGGTTTCACTTCCTTCTCCTCTTCATCATTCGGTGGCTCTGGAATGGGCAACTTCAAATCTGTATCAACTTCCACCAAAATGATAAATGGCAGAAAAATTACAACCAAGAG GATTGTTGAGAACGGACAGGAACGTGTTGAAGTTGAAGAAGACGGTCAGTTAAAGTCCTTAACAAtaaatggtaaggagcagctgctaCGCTTGGATAACAAGTAA